In Orenia metallireducens, the DNA window CTTAACTAAGCCTTTAGGAATGGGGGTTATCTCTACTGCAATTAAAGGTGGTTTAATTACTGATATGCAAAATCATTCAGCGGTTAAAGCGATGACTACTTTAAATGATAAAGCTGTAGCTCCAATGCAAGAGATCGGAGTCAATGCCTGTACTGATGTAACTGGTTTTGGTCTCTTAGGTCACTTATGGGAGATGGCTGAAGGTAGTGGTGTTGAGATAGAGGTCTTTGCTAGTGAATTACCTATCTTTGCTGATGCTTTGGAGTATGCAGAGATGGGACTGATTCCTGAAGGGGCTTACTCTAATAAAAAGCATTTAGAAGAGAAGGTTGAATTTGCAACAGAGATGGAGCAGAGTATAGTTGATATGTTGTTTGATCCTCAGACATCTGGTGGGTTATTGATTTCGGTCTCTGAGGATAAAGTGGCTGATCTATTGATAGAATTATATGCTTTAGGTATTAATGATGCCACTGTGATTGCCAAGGTTAGAGGCCATGGTGCTAAGATCAAGGTTAGTTCTTAAAGAAGAGAGGTTATAGTAATGGGCTTAAATAATGAATATAATTTGTTAGTCTTCAATTCTACTCATCATGCTTTAGCAGCTGAAAGGGTTTTAAAAGAAGAGGGGTATAAGATTATGCTGGTACCTGTCTTAGCAGAGATTACTGCTGATTGTGGAATGGCAATTAGAATCAATACTAATTCTAACCCTTTAGAAATATTAAAGAACCATAAGGTAGAGGTAGCAGGTTATTATAGGGTAACAAAGAAGAATCTAGAAAAGAAGATAATAAGATTAAATAAATAGGATAGGTATTAAACTATTTAAAGAACCCAGTCTTCCCAAGAGCCAGCGACTATGTCCCAAGAGTTGCGCAATTTGGTTAGTAAGTTTAGGATATAATATATTTGCAAAGAAAGAGGAGAATCTTCAACTGAGGATTCTCCTCTTTCTATTATGACTTTTAATAACTTTAGCAGTATCCCATAGTACCTAATACTAACAAGATAAGGATTAAGAATAGAACAAAAGCTTCATTATCTTCATAACCGCCTCCGTAATCACCCACGGGATGCACCTCCTTTTTATTGATAGTTATATTTATATTACTCTATAGTACCTAAGATTAACAAGATAAGAACTAAGAATATAACGAAAGCTCCATTATCTTCATAGCCCATCTTTTTCACCTCCCTTTGCTGCTGTACTATAATTGAAGGAATATCTTCAGTAAGTGTTTTAATAGGATTAGATAATTAAATTGTGAGGATTTTAATACTAGGTGTTAGTAATATCCATTAGCACCTAAGATTAGTAAGATAAGAACTAAGAATATAACAAATGCTCCATTATCTTCATAACCCATTATCTTCACCTCCTCTTCACTTGGTATATAATATTCAAAAATCCATTTTTTGTGATTGAATTATAAAATGTCTAAAAATATGAGCCTATTAGGTAGTCAAATATTCTAAGATTAAATTTTTATAAGTGACATTAGTCTGTTACATATAATGTAAATATAAAGGTAGGGAAAATATTTTCTCTACCTTTATATTTGATTATTAGTAGTATCCATTAGCACCTAAGATTAGTAAGATAAGAACTAAGAAGATAACAAAAGCCCCATTATCATCATAACTATTTCCGTAATCACCCATGAGGTACACCTCCTTATTAAACAATATTGACATTGCTAATTAACATCCTCCATTCATAGTACCTAAAATCAATAGGATAAGAATCAAGAAGATAACAAAAGCTTCATTGTCTTTTCCACAGTAGTCACCCATTATGCTGTTGCCTCCTTTCTGTTGGTATATAATATTTATCCATTTTCCCTGATAACGACACTAATATTTTCTTTAGTACTAGCAATCGTTAAAACTACCTAAGATTAATAATATTAGAACTAAGAAGATAACAAAAGCTTCATTTCCATAGCCACAGTTGCTCATAACAGTGCACCTCCTTTTCTCTATTTGGTATATAATATTCAATAAACCATTTTTTGTGATTGTTTATCCATAAGTTCTACTTTAATTGGTAAAAATAGTATGATAGATAGTATATGATTCACCTAATTAATAAGATTACCCTGATTAATTACTCTGTGATAATATAAAAATTAATATAATAGAAGGATAATAGAATGCTTTTTATATAAGTTTGAGTAAACTTCAATGACAACCCACTCACATTACACCAAAATGTCGCAATATATCAATTATTATATATGGAAGCTAGTTATTACTAATCTATTAATTAAATTAAAAAATACCCCTGAATTCAGGGGTATTTTTTATTCAGATTTAATAAAAATATCTGAATATCCGCTAGAGGTGATATTTGGATAAGGTAATGGGTATGCTTAACCAAGTTTATAATATTTTAACCTGATTAGTATATCATATTAATTCTGGTATAAAGTGTTAATATAAATCTTTAGAACTTCTTTGGGATTAATTTTTAGTTTGTGCTTACTCACTAATGAGGAGTAGTATAGAGAGGCAATTATTACTATTATGTAAAAATAAATATAAATTTTTTGTCAAAATAATAAAAATCACATTGATATAATAGCTTTCATACCTTATAATTAACATATACATAACATAAAGTTTACATTAAAAAGGAGTGGATGGTGTTGAAAAGAATGATGATTTCTGGTGTTTTATTATTGTTAATCTTCTTTATAGTATCTAATACAGTTTGGGCAGAAAGTGTAGTAAGAAGTGAGGAAGAGGTTGCTATTGATACGGTATGGACTTTGTTATCTGCTTTTTTAGTTTTCTTTATGCAGGCTGGTTTTGCGATGGTGGAGGCTGGTTTTACTCAGGCTAAGAATGCAGGGAATATTATCATGAAGAATCTAATGGATTTTTCTGTGGGTTCTTTGATTTATTGGATTTTAGGGTTTAGTATCATGTTTGGGGTAGGGGGTAAATTTATATCATTTAATGGCTTGTTTTTAAAAGGGGATTTTAGTCACTTGGGATTGGATATTCCATTACCTGCTTTTTGGTTATTTCAAGTTGTCTTTGCTGGAACGGCAGCAACTATTGTTTCTGGAGCTATAGCGGGTAGGACGAAATTTAATGCATATTTGATATGTAGTTTGGTGATTAGTGGCTTTATCTATCCTGTAGTCGGTTATTGGATTTGGGGTGGTGGCTGGCTAGGTGATATGATCGATTTTGCTGGTTCTACCGTTGTTCACTCAGTAGGTGGGTGGGCTGCTTTGGCTGGGGCGATAGTCTTGGGACCGAGGATTGGAAAGTATAATGAAGATGGTTCTGCCAATAAGATTCCAGGGCATAATTTATTAATGGCTGCTTTAGGTGTATTCATCTTATGGTTTGGTTGGTTTGGCTTTAATGCGGGGAGCACTCTTGCAGGAACTAATTTGGATATCGCTTCTATAGCCATGACGACTAATTTGGCTGCTGCTGCTGGAGCGAGTTTGGCTTTACTTACTAGCTGGCTTAAATCTGGAAAGGCTGATGTTGGCATGACCTTAAATGGTGCTTTGGCAGGTCTGGTAGGGATTACAGCAGGGACAGCCAGTGTCAATGATTTTGGAGCTGTGGCTATAGGTGCTATGGCAGGAGTTGTTGTAGTTTTTGCAATGGATATGATAGAAGGTTTATATGTAGATGATCCTGTTGGTGCTGTGTCGGTACATGGGGTATGTGGTATTTTTGGAACATTGATGGTAGGTTTATTTGCAACAGAAGGTGGATTCTTTTATGGAGGGGGGGCTGGGTTATTTCTTATTCAATTAAAGGGTGTACTAGCTGTAGCTCTTTGGACTTTCTCTCTATCATATATTCTTTTTAAATTAACTGATCTAATCATTGGTTTAAGGGTTTCTAATGAAGAAGAGATAAAAGGCTTGGATATTTCAGAGCATGGATCTAGTTCCTATCCTGATTTCGGTTCTTTAAGTGGTAGGGTTATCGAGCAGGTATTGTTAGGGTTGAATAAGATGGCTGAAGGTGATTTCAGTACACAGTTATTCTTAGATGGCTTAAATGACAGTGAAGATAAATTAATAAATGTCTTTAACAGGACAAACAGAAAGGTTAAAGCTTTGATTAGTGACTTGGCTAAGATGATTAATACTTTGACTTCTTGTAGTGAAGAGTTGTCTTCGGTTGTTGAAAAGAGTAATTTGATAGCAGAAAGTACTGTGGTTAATATCGATAGTATGAAGCTTGGTATCGGTCAGATTTCGGCTGGAAGCCAAGAGGCTAGCGCTCTTTCCCAAGAGGCTGCTTCTAAAACTGAGATTGGTAGTGCTAGCTTAGGAGATGCTATTTTAAAGATGGAAGAGATAAATGACTCTGTAAAAGTAGGAGTTGGAGCTATCAATCAATTGGTGGGTAATTCTAATGAGATAGGTGATATTGTGAAGATGATTAATGATATTGCTTCTCAAACAAATCTATTGGCTTTAAATGCAGCTATAGAAGCGGCTCGTGCTGGTGAAAAGGGGCGAGGTTTTGCAGTTGTTGCAGAAGAGATTCGGATCTTGTCCCGCAATACTAGTCAGGCGACCGATAAGATTAGAGATTTGATAAATGAAACTCAAGTTACTTCTAGAAAGAGTCTAGAAGCTGTAACTGATGTTGAAGAGAAGGCTTTAACTGGTAAGAATGTTATTGAAAATGCGGGAAGTGTTTTTAGGGATATAGAAAATTGCATCGTTGATGCAGCCGCTAATATTCAAGCTTCTTCAGATGATGCTCAAGGATTAGTTGTTGTAGGTGAAGAAGTTGAGAGTGGTGCTAATGATATTGCTGTTATGTCTCAAAAGCTTAGATTATCATCTCGAGAATTAATGTCTTTGGCAGAAGGATTAAAGAGTTCTGTAGATGGTTTTACTGTTTAAAATATTTAATTGAAAAATTAAAGAATTTTATGAAGGGTCTCTGTTCTTGCAGAGACCCTATTTTATTAAGAGGTTATGTTTTGAAGTTTAGTAATTAATATAAAGTTATGATTTAAAGAATTTGATTTAGAAAAGAGCATTATTGGTTCATTTTATTTTTGTATAATAATGTTAGTTTTTAAAAAAGTTAAGTTGTCTTAGAGAAGATATTCGTGTGAGGTTCATTTAATAATTAACATATTAATGTAATGTATTTGTAATATATTTGTTATGTTTGTGTTAAGTTTGGTAAAAAAATCTATTTTTTTCTTGACATAGGATAAAAATAAGATTATAATTAACACATACTTAACACACAAATGTAAGAATTAGTACTTTGCGATGTTAGATTTGATAAATATCTTGCGTATCATGTTAGATGTTTATAGATCTTATGTCAGTTTGCTTCTGATTTGAAGACAGGTTAACTTGTCTTTAAATAAATATAAGAAAATAAGAAGAGGAGGAATTTTTATGAGACAGGTAGCTATTTATGGAAAAGGTGGTATTGGTAAGTCAACTACGACTCAGAACTTAACATCAGCATTGGCAGAGATGGGTAAAGAGCTTATGGTAGTTGGATGTGATCCTAAAGCTGATTCTACAAGAATGTTATTAGGAGGAATGGATCAGAAGACGGTATTGGATACTTTAAGAGAAGAAGGTCAAGATATTGAGTTAGATGATATCATGAGAAGAGGTACAGATTTTAGTAATATCCGTTGTGTAGAATCAGGTGGACCAGAACCTGGAGTAGGATGTGCAGGGCGTGGAATTATTACTTCTATCAGTATGTTAGAAAGTTTAGGAGCTTATACAGATGAATTAGATTATGTATTTTATGATGTATTAGGAGATGTTGTTTGTGGTGGATTTGCGATGCCAATTCGTGAAGGAAAGGCTCAAGAGATTTATATCGTAGCAAGTGGAGAGTTAATGGCGATGTATGCGGCTAACAATATCTGTAAAGGTATCAAGAAATATGCTGAATCAGGTGGAGTAAGATTAGGAGGAATCATTTGTAATAGTCGTAAGGTAGATGGAGAACTTGAATTATTAGAGGCTTTTGCTAAAGAGTTAGGAAGTCAATTAATTCACTTTGTTCCAAGAGATAATATTGTTCAAAGAGCAGAGATCAACAGAAAGGTAGTTATCGCTTATGATCCAGAGTCTGGTCAGGCAGATGAATATAGATCTTTGGCTAAAGCAATTGATGATAATGAAATGTTTGTAATTCCAACTCCTATGGAACAAGAAGAATTAGAATCATTGATGATGGAACATGGTATTTTAGAATTGTAATTCAGTGCTTTTTAAATATATGAATCGATTACTAGCGGAAGTCAGTTAATATTGAGTGTTGATTGATAAAATATTAGAGATGTAATATATAGATAAAATATTAGGTAATATTAACTGACTATATTGCTATTAACCATTAAACTAAGGGGGTATACAGATTATGAAGATGGTAAGATCAATTGTAAGACCTGAGAAGGTTAATGAGATATTAGCAGAAGTAAGTGATGCAGGATTTCCAGCTGTTACTAAGATTGATGTAGCAGGTAGAGGTAAGCAAAGAGGTGTTAAAGTAGGAGATATCCATTATGATGAGCTACCTAAAGAGATGTTATTAATGGTAGTAAATGATGAGGATGTAGATGATTTAGTTAAAATTATCATTAGAACTGCTAAAACTGGTGAAGGTAACTTTGGAGATGGAAAGATATTTGTAAGTGAAGTTGAAGAGGCTTACACAATCAGTACTGGTAAAAAAGGCTTATAAAAGGAGGTCTTGTGATGAAGGAAGTTATGGCTATTGTTCGAATGAACATGATTAATAAGACCAAAAAAGCTCTTTCTGCAGAAGGTTTTGACTCAATGACTTGCCGTAAGGTTTATGGTAGGGGTAAGAAGAAGGTTGATTATGAGTTGATTAATTCACTATTATCTGGAGCGGAGATAGAATCTCCAGAGGTGGCTGAAGCAGTATCTGAAGGGCATCGTTTGGTTCCAAAAAGGTTAATTACATTAATAGTTAACGATGATGATGTAGAAAAGGTAGTTAATACTATCATTAGTGTCAATAAAAGTGGTAATGCAGGGGATGGTAAGGTATTTGTTATTCCGGTAACTGGAGCTGCAAGAGTAAGAACAGGAGAGATGGGAGAAGAGGCTATATAAGGTTATAAGTTTAAACTTTGGAGGTGAACCGATATGATAGATAATAAAAAATTATTAGATAATTTATTAAGTGCTTATCCTGGTAAATCTATGAAGAACAGGAAAGAGCACATGATGGTTAAAGATTCAAATAAAAATGAACAGCATATTATGGCTAATACTAGAACTATCCCTGGTATTATGACCAATAGAGGTTGTGCTTATGCAGGTTGTAAAGGGGTAGTTTTGGGACCATTGAAAGATGTAGTCCATATTACTCATGGTCCGATAGGATGTTCCTATTATACTTGGGGAACAAGACGTCATAAAGGTAGAGCAAAGGATGGTGAGAAGAACTTTATTAGTTATGCTTTCTCTACTGACATGCAAGATCCTGATATCGTATTTGGTGGAGAGAAGAAGTTAAAACAAGCTATTAAAGAAGCTGTAGAGATCTTTGAGCCTGAAGCAATCAGTATCAGTGCTACTTGTCCAGTAGGATTAATTGGTGATGATATTAATGCTGTAGCTAAAGAGGCTCAAGAGAAGTATGGTATTCCTGTATTGGCTTTCAGTTGTGAAGGTTATAAGGGTGTAAGTCAGTCAGCAGGTCAC includes these proteins:
- a CDS encoding P-II family nitrogen regulator, whose product is MKEVMAIVRMNMINKTKKALSAEGFDSMTCRKVYGRGKKKVDYELINSLLSGAEIESPEVAEAVSEGHRLVPKRLITLIVNDDDVEKVVNTIISVNKSGNAGDGKVFVIPVTGAARVRTGEMGEEAI
- the nifH gene encoding nitrogenase iron protein, producing MRQVAIYGKGGIGKSTTTQNLTSALAEMGKELMVVGCDPKADSTRMLLGGMDQKTVLDTLREEGQDIELDDIMRRGTDFSNIRCVESGGPEPGVGCAGRGIITSISMLESLGAYTDELDYVFYDVLGDVVCGGFAMPIREGKAQEIYIVASGELMAMYAANNICKGIKKYAESGGVRLGGIICNSRKVDGELELLEAFAKELGSQLIHFVPRDNIVQRAEINRKVVIAYDPESGQADEYRSLAKAIDDNEMFVIPTPMEQEELESLMMEHGILEL
- a CDS encoding P-II family nitrogen regulator, with product MKMVRSIVRPEKVNEILAEVSDAGFPAVTKIDVAGRGKQRGVKVGDIHYDELPKEMLLMVVNDEDVDDLVKIIIRTAKTGEGNFGDGKIFVSEVEEAYTISTGKKGL
- a CDS encoding methyl-accepting chemotaxis protein; protein product: MKLGIGQISAGSQEASALSQEAASKTEIGSASLGDAILKMEEINDSVKVGVGAINQLVGNSNEIGDIVKMINDIASQTNLLALNAAIEAARAGEKGRGFAVVAEEIRILSRNTSQATDKIRDLINETQVTSRKSLEAVTDVEEKALTGKNVIENAGSVFRDIENCIVDAAANIQASSDDAQGLVVVGEEVESGANDIAVMSQKLRLSSRELMSLAEGLKSSVDGFTV
- a CDS encoding DUF3343 domain-containing protein encodes the protein MGLNNEYNLLVFNSTHHALAAERVLKEEGYKIMLVPVLAEITADCGMAIRINTNSNPLEILKNHKVEVAGYYRVTKKNLEKKIIRLNK
- the selD gene encoding selenide, water dikinase SelD codes for the protein MSDKIKLTQYSKTSGCAAKMSPQTLSKVLNQVDFKSEDERLLVGLDKSDDAIAYQFSDDKILIQSVDFFTPIVDDPYLFGQIATTNALSDIYAMGGRPLLAMNVVGFPPCLGEEVLSEILQGGADKVAEAGAIIAGGHTIQDDEPKYGLSVTGVIEEGKLLTNSAVQVGDYLILTKPLGMGVISTAIKGGLITDMQNHSAVKAMTTLNDKAVAPMQEIGVNACTDVTGFGLLGHLWEMAEGSGVEIEVFASELPIFADALEYAEMGLIPEGAYSNKKHLEEKVEFATEMEQSIVDMLFDPQTSGGLLISVSEDKVADLLIELYALGINDATVIAKVRGHGAKIKVSS